Proteins co-encoded in one Jeotgalibacillus malaysiensis genomic window:
- a CDS encoding DNA repair protein RecN, with the protein MLQDLSIRNFAIIDELSLSLEDGLTVLTGETGAGKSIIIDAVQLLVGARGSAEFVRHGEKKAEIEGVFSAPSGHPVFHKCQEFGIEIEDEMVLLKRDISSSGKSSCRINGKLVTISILREVGGALIDIHGQHESQELMDESAHINLLDQFGSKEILEAKKNYQEVFQVYADLNKQIRSLSENDQQMAHRLDLIQFQYKEIQDADLRLNEDEELMDEKIRLTNFERLYESLQTAYDALQGDQRGLDWTGLAMSNMEHAADIDSELKEISDSVSSQFYQLEDAAREIRQHLDGLEFDPERLQMIEDRFNEINQLKRKYGTSIEEIMEYFSGIEEEIEAITNKDTSLEELKSKLESVKKDLSVEAEHLSSLRKKWSDVLTESIHGELKALYMDKAVFKVHFTDRHPEDFKANGVDEIEFYISTNPGEPLKPLIKVASGGEISRMMLALKTIFSQHQGITSIIFDEVDTGVSGRVAQAIAEKIYSISSHSQVLCISHLPQVAAISDRHLFISKEVKNDRTHTSVSPLNKEDRVKEISRMISGVEITDLTISHAEELINLAHTIKKSAV; encoded by the coding sequence TTGTTACAGGACTTATCAATTCGGAATTTTGCAATTATAGATGAATTATCATTATCATTAGAAGACGGCCTGACTGTATTAACCGGAGAAACCGGAGCAGGGAAGTCAATCATTATTGATGCAGTGCAGCTGCTGGTGGGAGCAAGAGGGTCTGCAGAATTTGTAAGACACGGTGAGAAAAAAGCTGAAATTGAAGGTGTGTTTTCTGCTCCCTCGGGTCATCCTGTCTTTCATAAGTGTCAGGAATTTGGAATTGAAATTGAAGATGAAATGGTGTTGCTCAAAAGGGATATTTCATCATCAGGTAAAAGCTCCTGCCGCATTAATGGGAAGCTTGTAACAATTTCCATCTTAAGAGAAGTCGGTGGAGCCTTAATTGATATCCACGGTCAGCATGAAAGTCAGGAGCTGATGGATGAGTCAGCGCATATCAACCTGCTCGATCAGTTTGGTTCTAAAGAGATTCTTGAAGCAAAAAAGAATTATCAGGAAGTTTTTCAAGTGTATGCTGATTTGAATAAACAAATCAGATCCTTATCTGAAAATGATCAGCAGATGGCGCACAGACTTGATCTTATTCAGTTTCAATACAAGGAAATTCAGGACGCTGATCTGAGGCTTAATGAAGATGAAGAACTCATGGATGAGAAAATCAGACTCACCAACTTCGAAAGACTATATGAATCACTTCAAACAGCCTATGATGCACTTCAGGGAGACCAGCGTGGACTTGACTGGACCGGTCTGGCGATGTCGAATATGGAACACGCTGCTGATATTGACAGTGAACTAAAAGAGATCAGTGATTCTGTCAGCAGTCAATTTTACCAGCTTGAAGATGCGGCGAGAGAGATCAGACAGCATCTTGACGGTCTTGAGTTTGATCCTGAGAGACTTCAGATGATTGAAGACAGGTTTAATGAGATTAATCAATTGAAAAGAAAGTATGGCACTTCAATTGAAGAGATCATGGAATATTTTTCAGGTATTGAAGAAGAAATTGAAGCCATTACAAATAAAGATACATCCCTTGAAGAATTAAAAAGTAAGCTTGAATCCGTTAAAAAGGATCTTTCCGTTGAAGCGGAGCATTTATCTTCCCTTAGAAAAAAATGGTCCGATGTATTAACTGAATCAATTCACGGTGAGTTAAAAGCACTTTATATGGATAAAGCTGTTTTTAAAGTTCATTTTACAGACCGGCACCCGGAAGATTTTAAAGCAAACGGCGTGGACGAAATTGAATTTTATATTTCGACAAATCCCGGTGAGCCGCTTAAACCTCTGATTAAAGTTGCTTCAGGGGGGGAAATATCAAGAATGATGCTAGCGCTGAAAACAATCTTTTCCCAGCACCAGGGTATTACTTCTATTATCTTTGATGAAGTTGATACAGGTGTAAGCGGAAGGGTCGCTCAGGCCATTGCGGAGAAAATCTACTCTATTTCCTCTCATTCGCAGGTGCTTTGCATATCACACCTGCCACAGGTTGCAGCGATCAGTGACAGACATTTATTTATTTCAAAAGAAGTGAAAAATGACAGAACACACACAAGCGTAAGCCCGCTGAATAAAGAAGACAGGGTAAAAGAAATCAGCAGAATGATTTCCGGTGTTGAAATAACAGACCTTACAATCAGTCATGCTGAAGAATTGATCAACCTTGCACATACGATCAAAAAAAGTGCTGTGTAA
- a CDS encoding rRNA methyltransferase, giving the protein MKIKKQRVDILLVDQGLAETREKAKRAVMAGLVFHNETRLDKPGEKIPEDAVLTVKGKVMPYVSRGGLKLEKALKEFNIDVQGKCMIDVGSSTGGFTDCALQNGARQSYAVDVGYNQLAWKLRQDPRVIVMERTNFRYLTPEDLKEGLPDFASIDVSFISLKIILPVLKTLLKPGSDVLALVKPQFEAGRDQVGKKGIIRDKKVHLEVVNKISSFAADHGYDVLAASFSPITGGDGNIEFLFHLQTTEGDSGVIASNVKMEEVVSEAHDSLKNVKSEDSL; this is encoded by the coding sequence AAACACGTGAAAAAGCCAAGAGAGCCGTTATGGCAGGACTTGTTTTTCACAATGAAACGAGACTTGATAAGCCTGGAGAGAAAATTCCTGAAGATGCGGTATTGACTGTTAAAGGAAAGGTGATGCCTTATGTCAGCCGCGGGGGATTAAAGCTTGAAAAGGCACTGAAAGAATTCAATATAGATGTGCAGGGGAAATGTATGATTGATGTCGGGTCTTCAACTGGCGGTTTTACTGATTGTGCACTTCAAAACGGTGCGAGACAGTCATATGCTGTAGATGTCGGTTATAATCAGCTGGCATGGAAATTAAGACAGGACCCCCGCGTCATTGTGATGGAAAGAACGAATTTCAGATATTTAACACCTGAAGATCTGAAAGAAGGATTACCTGATTTTGCTTCAATTGACGTATCGTTTATTTCACTTAAAATTATACTTCCTGTTTTGAAAACCTTATTAAAGCCGGGAAGTGACGTGCTTGCACTCGTGAAACCACAGTTTGAAGCAGGTCGCGACCAGGTGGGTAAAAAAGGGATTATCAGGGATAAAAAAGTTCACCTTGAAGTTGTGAATAAAATTTCATCATTTGCTGCAGATCATGGATATGATGTGCTTGCTGCATCTTTTTCACCAATTACCGGTGGAGATGGAAATATTGAATTTCTGTTTCATCTTCAAACAACTGAAGGAGATTCAGGAGTAATTGCCTCGAATGTAAAAATGGAAGAGGTCGTATCAGAAGCACATGACAGCTTAAAAAATGTAAAATCAGAGGATAGCCTTTAG
- a CDS encoding arginine repressor ArgR, with protein sequence MINKGQRHIKIREIIVNNDIETQDELVDELKNAGFPVTQATISRDIKELHLVKVPLHDGRYKYSLPADQRFNPLQKLKRTLTDAFVRIDGAGHLLVMKTLPGNANAIGALIDNLDWDEILGTICGDDTCLIICRSEDEAGIISKRFIDML encoded by the coding sequence ATGATAAACAAAGGACAGCGACATATAAAGATCAGGGAAATTATTGTTAACAATGATATTGAAACGCAGGATGAATTGGTAGATGAACTGAAAAATGCAGGTTTTCCTGTTACGCAGGCTACGATCTCTAGAGATATTAAAGAACTTCATCTGGTTAAAGTCCCGCTGCATGATGGCAGATATAAATATTCGCTGCCTGCAGATCAGCGTTTTAATCCGCTTCAGAAATTAAAAAGAACATTAACGGATGCTTTTGTCAGAATTGACGGAGCCGGGCATTTACTTGTGATGAAAACATTACCTGGTAATGCGAATGCCATCGGTGCCCTCATTGATAACCTTGACTGGGATGAGATACTCGGTACAATATGTGGAGATGATACATGTTTAATTATATGCAGATCAGAAGATGAAGCCGGAATTATTTCCAAGCGCTTTATCGATATGCTTTAA